From a single Microbacterium terrisoli genomic region:
- a CDS encoding PadR family transcriptional regulator, whose translation MTKDSAFAADLIRGHTDTIVLGVLRGGDRYGFEIYKAIREATGGEHEIKEATLYATYRRLERDGLVESYWGDETQGGRRKYYRITDAGRAVYTSNVAAWVATRHVIDALLDVSDTSPKGTHR comes from the coding sequence GTGACGAAAGACAGTGCATTCGCAGCGGACCTCATCCGCGGCCACACCGACACGATCGTGCTCGGCGTGCTGCGGGGCGGCGACCGCTACGGCTTTGAGATCTACAAGGCGATCCGCGAGGCCACCGGCGGCGAGCACGAGATCAAAGAGGCCACGCTCTACGCCACGTATCGCCGGCTCGAGCGCGACGGGCTCGTCGAATCGTACTGGGGGGACGAGACCCAGGGCGGGCGGCGCAAGTACTACCGCATCACCGACGCCGGCCGCGCCGTCTACACCTCCAACGTCGCCGCGTGGGTCGCCACCCGGCATGTGATCGACGCCCTGCTGGACGTCTCCGACACCTCCCCGAAGGGCACACACCGATGA
- a CDS encoding permease prefix domain 1-containing protein — MNTDIHRLLDEAFTAVEMTPDAQDLKEEIRANLVSRVAELEASGTAPTDAALQAVAELGDVHELLGEAGGAPAPASDSTLNGYTALALRNRVRPKPGFVVRVVVWSAMIVVGVTLGTLGATGVLPLVAGPLIALLGLASTGLGLLVGDSLAQETTTNHPMPHNRAGGYAAASFLMLYGLGFAGYVGLQALPVWCVVFAALGVIAAIILYAFLGATQTNRHKAWTRRAHAQMPPNRFEQEPETAARFGVYVAAIWILTFAVIAVLGFTVGWWWAPVAFLGGLGVMMLVLARMMFGPRKTQD, encoded by the coding sequence ATGAACACCGACATCCACCGCCTGCTCGACGAGGCCTTCACCGCCGTCGAGATGACCCCCGATGCGCAGGACCTGAAAGAGGAGATCCGGGCGAACCTGGTCTCGCGCGTCGCCGAGCTCGAGGCATCCGGAACCGCTCCGACGGATGCCGCGCTCCAGGCCGTCGCCGAGCTCGGCGACGTGCACGAACTGCTGGGCGAGGCCGGCGGCGCGCCCGCGCCGGCGTCAGATTCCACTCTGAACGGCTACACCGCGCTTGCGCTGCGCAACAGGGTGCGGCCCAAGCCCGGCTTCGTCGTCCGTGTCGTCGTCTGGTCGGCCATGATCGTCGTCGGCGTCACGCTCGGCACGCTGGGGGCGACCGGGGTGCTGCCGCTCGTGGCGGGCCCGCTGATCGCCCTGCTCGGCCTGGCCTCGACCGGGCTCGGCCTGCTCGTCGGAGATTCGCTCGCGCAGGAGACGACGACGAATCACCCGATGCCGCACAACCGTGCCGGTGGCTATGCGGCGGCCAGCTTCCTGATGCTCTACGGCCTCGGCTTCGCCGGTTATGTCGGGCTGCAGGCACTGCCGGTGTGGTGCGTCGTGTTCGCCGCGCTCGGCGTGATCGCGGCCATCATCCTCTACGCGTTCCTCGGGGCGACCCAGACCAACCGGCACAAGGCCTGGACCCGACGAGCGCACGCCCAGATGCCGCCCAATCGGTTCGAGCAGGAGCCCGAGACCGCCGCGCGCTTCGGCGTCTATGTCGCGGCGATCTGGATCCTGACGTTCGCCGTCATCGCGGTACTCGGCTTCACCGTCGGCTGGTGGTGGGCCCCCGTGGCCTTCCTGGGCGGCCTGGGCGTCATGATGCTGGTCCTGGCGCGCATGATGTTCGGTCCGCGCAAGACGCAGGACTGA
- a CDS encoding PPK2 family polyphosphate kinase — protein MTPKSQKHWNGDASTLLRATGGFRLDRVDADASPGYGRRKRDAVADLVAGADELSELQERLYASARGGTSEASVLLILQAMDTAGKGGIVRHVVGSVDPQGVQLTAFKKPTPEELAHDFLWRVRPQAPAPGMIGVFDRSHYEDVLIGKVRSLAPEEEIERRYGAIVDFEKELTDAGTHIVKVMLHISAHEQRDRLMDRLDRPDKHWKYNPDDVDERKLWPDYMKAYQSVFERTSTANAPWYVVPANHKWYARLAVQSLLLNALLEIDPRWPAASFDVAAERERLRAT, from the coding sequence ATGACCCCGAAGAGCCAGAAGCACTGGAACGGCGACGCATCGACCCTGCTGCGGGCGACCGGCGGCTTTCGACTGGACCGCGTCGATGCCGACGCCAGCCCCGGCTATGGGCGCCGCAAGCGCGACGCCGTCGCCGATCTGGTCGCGGGGGCCGATGAGCTCAGCGAGCTGCAGGAACGGCTGTACGCGTCCGCCCGCGGCGGGACATCTGAGGCATCGGTGCTGCTGATCCTGCAGGCGATGGACACCGCGGGCAAAGGGGGGATCGTGCGCCACGTCGTGGGCTCTGTCGACCCGCAGGGGGTGCAGCTGACGGCCTTCAAGAAGCCCACGCCCGAAGAGCTCGCGCACGACTTTCTGTGGCGGGTCCGGCCGCAGGCGCCCGCCCCCGGCATGATCGGCGTGTTCGACCGGTCGCACTACGAGGACGTGCTGATCGGCAAGGTGCGCTCACTCGCGCCCGAGGAGGAGATCGAGCGGCGGTACGGGGCGATCGTCGACTTCGAGAAGGAGCTCACCGACGCCGGCACCCACATCGTCAAGGTCATGCTGCACATCTCCGCCCACGAGCAGCGCGACCGGCTGATGGACCGGCTCGACCGTCCCGACAAGCACTGGAAATACAATCCCGATGACGTGGACGAGCGCAAGCTGTGGCCCGACTACATGAAGGCGTATCAGTCGGTGTTCGAGCGCACGTCCACCGCGAACGCCCCCTGGTATGTCGTGCCGGCCAACCACAAGTGGTACGCGCGGCTCGCGGTGCAATCGCTGTTGCTGAACGCGCTTCTGGAGATCGATCCGCGGTGGCCCGCGGCATCCTTCGACGTCGCCGCCGAGCGTGAGCGTCTGCGCGCGACCTGA
- a CDS encoding DUF4229 domain-containing protein, with product MKTRSAIVYSVLRLLAFLVPLGIMMLFPIFRAMYWIAIIFAALIGISLSIIFLRRPLNEVSAGLAERRERRMAREDGQHRTAGQQDADIEDAANDAVQPHPTGSADSGNDAG from the coding sequence GTGAAGACCCGCTCCGCAATCGTGTATTCCGTGCTGCGCCTGCTGGCGTTCCTCGTGCCCTTGGGGATCATGATGCTGTTCCCGATCTTCCGTGCGATGTACTGGATCGCCATCATCTTCGCCGCGCTGATCGGCATCTCGCTGTCGATCATCTTCCTGCGCCGTCCGCTGAACGAGGTCTCGGCAGGGCTGGCGGAGCGGCGCGAGCGGCGCATGGCCCGCGAGGACGGGCAGCACCGCACGGCGGGGCAGCAGGATGCCGATATCGAGGATGCCGCGAACGACGCGGTTCAGCCGCACCCGACGGGCTCGGCCGACTCGGGCAACGACGCCGGCTGA
- a CDS encoding PLD nuclease N-terminal domain-containing protein, translating into MARLLLILALVAVIFWVFSIVDAAVQPAIRHRGVGKSMWVAIVVVFPVLGGVLWFAIGRAPAMARGVRAPDDDPEFLRGLGPAPHTSSSADHRSRAEQDERIRQLEQDLARLDHDDDDPTVGPRP; encoded by the coding sequence ATGGCTCGCCTGCTTCTGATCCTCGCCCTCGTGGCGGTGATCTTCTGGGTGTTCAGCATCGTGGATGCTGCCGTGCAGCCTGCCATTCGGCACCGCGGTGTCGGCAAGTCGATGTGGGTCGCGATCGTGGTCGTCTTCCCTGTGCTTGGCGGCGTGCTGTGGTTCGCGATCGGTCGTGCGCCCGCTATGGCGCGCGGTGTGCGTGCTCCCGACGACGATCCCGAGTTCCTGCGCGGGCTCGGTCCGGCCCCACACACCTCCTCGTCGGCCGATCACCGCTCGCGCGCCGAGCAGGATGAACGCATCCGTCAGCTCGAACAGGACCTCGCGCGGCTCGACCACGACGACGACGATCCCACCGTCGGCCCGCGTCCGTGA
- the menD gene encoding 2-succinyl-5-enolpyruvyl-6-hydroxy-3-cyclohexene-1-carboxylic-acid synthase, whose translation MSAESDPVGPDPVGPDPVGPASAGGRPSPATDAAAALLARLVERGVQHVVLSPGSRSQALALVAAEFEERGAIALHVRIDERVAGFTALGVGRETGIPAAVICTSGTATANLLPAVLEADHAGVPLLLLTADRPPELRGVGANQTTRQVGIYGAHVRWEDDLPVPEATDADGTSPATAAVRAAADEAMDAALGVSGRPGPAHLNLPYRAPLSGAFPAWFAARAAAATDASRLRELRADGPGRRSSRDLDGASGQDAGPVELPRGPRTVVVAGADGGPAAEQLAYEGGWPLIAEIVSGARFGRQIVHGYRAALRDAELGGRIERVVVYGHPTLSREVTALLSRGDLEVIAVTGGGEPLNLNGATAHVTAATVARGAADRDWLGTWMRASRAAEVDLAPAAPDATGLASAVPSERLRALAAEVAIARTAVTRELLVDAVWRATWPHDRLVFGSSRLVRVADGILPGKKVPVHANRGLAGIDGTVSTALGVALASQRNGELGVTRVLLGDLALLHDVGALLLPDGEVDPRIQIIVGNDGGGTIFDGLEVASTAADAPMRRVMYTPQAVDVAALATAYGWDYERVTTRTALDQELTAGRGGRRIIEVPLER comes from the coding sequence GTGAGCGCCGAGTCTGATCCGGTCGGCCCTGATCCGGTCGGCCCTGATCCGGTCGGCCCGGCTTCTGCCGGCGGGCGGCCCTCGCCGGCGACCGATGCTGCTGCCGCCCTGCTGGCGCGGCTGGTCGAACGGGGAGTGCAGCACGTGGTGCTCAGTCCCGGATCGCGATCCCAGGCGCTGGCGCTGGTGGCCGCCGAGTTCGAGGAGCGTGGAGCGATCGCGCTGCACGTGCGCATCGATGAGCGCGTCGCCGGGTTCACCGCCCTGGGTGTCGGGCGCGAGACCGGGATCCCGGCGGCCGTGATCTGCACATCGGGCACCGCAACGGCGAACCTGCTGCCGGCCGTGCTCGAGGCGGACCATGCGGGCGTCCCTCTGCTGCTGCTGACAGCCGATCGTCCGCCCGAGCTGCGCGGCGTGGGTGCCAACCAGACCACGCGCCAAGTCGGGATCTACGGCGCGCACGTGCGGTGGGAAGACGACCTGCCCGTGCCCGAGGCGACCGACGCAGACGGCACGTCACCGGCGACGGCGGCGGTGCGGGCGGCAGCCGACGAGGCGATGGATGCCGCACTGGGCGTTTCGGGTCGCCCCGGACCCGCGCACCTGAACCTCCCCTACCGTGCGCCGCTGTCGGGTGCGTTCCCCGCATGGTTCGCTGCGAGGGCCGCCGCCGCCACCGATGCGTCGAGACTGCGCGAACTGCGCGCCGACGGACCTGGTCGTCGCAGTTCGCGCGATCTCGATGGTGCCTCGGGTCAGGATGCCGGTCCCGTCGAGCTGCCGCGCGGTCCCCGCACGGTCGTGGTCGCCGGAGCCGACGGAGGACCGGCGGCCGAGCAGCTTGCATATGAGGGCGGCTGGCCGCTGATCGCCGAGATCGTCAGCGGCGCGCGTTTCGGCCGGCAGATCGTGCACGGCTACCGTGCAGCGCTGCGCGATGCCGAGCTGGGCGGGCGCATCGAGCGCGTCGTCGTCTACGGCCACCCGACCTTGTCACGAGAGGTGACGGCGCTGCTCTCGCGCGGCGACCTCGAGGTGATCGCTGTGACCGGCGGCGGCGAACCGCTGAACCTCAACGGCGCGACCGCGCATGTCACGGCGGCCACGGTGGCACGAGGGGCCGCTGACCGGGACTGGCTCGGCACCTGGATGCGCGCCTCGCGTGCTGCCGAAGTCGATCTCGCCCCGGCGGCGCCGGACGCGACGGGACTTGCCTCGGCGGTGCCCAGCGAACGGCTGCGCGCGCTGGCCGCCGAGGTCGCGATCGCGCGCACCGCGGTGACGCGGGAGCTGCTGGTCGACGCCGTGTGGCGGGCCACCTGGCCGCACGACCGACTGGTGTTCGGCTCGTCGCGCCTGGTGCGAGTGGCCGACGGCATCCTGCCCGGAAAGAAGGTCCCCGTCCACGCCAACCGGGGACTCGCCGGCATCGACGGCACGGTCTCCACCGCGCTCGGCGTGGCGCTGGCGAGCCAGCGCAACGGAGAGCTCGGCGTCACGCGCGTGCTGCTGGGCGATCTCGCCCTGCTGCATGACGTGGGAGCGCTGCTGCTGCCGGACGGTGAAGTCGACCCGCGCATCCAGATCATCGTCGGCAACGACGGCGGCGGCACGATCTTCGACGGGCTGGAGGTGGCATCCACCGCCGCTGACGCTCCGATGCGCCGCGTCATGTACACGCCGCAGGCGGTGGATGTCGCGGCCCTGGCCACGGCCTACGGCTGGGATTACGAGCGGGTGACCACGCGCACGGCGCTGGATCAGGAGCTCACGGCGGGCCGCGGCGGCCGGCGCATCATCGAGGTGCCGCTGGAGCGCTGA